In Candidatus Neomarinimicrobiota bacterium, the following are encoded in one genomic region:
- a CDS encoding aspartate 1-decarboxylase has product MKYIMLKSKIHGCVVTESKLDYEGSITIDRELMDKAKLFPYEKVLVLDLTNGNRFETYVIEGERNSGVICVNGAAARLVYPGDKLIILSFAILDENELADYKPIIIITNENNRVIQ; this is encoded by the coding sequence ATGAAGTATATAATGTTAAAGTCCAAAATACACGGATGCGTTGTTACTGAAAGTAAATTGGATTACGAAGGCAGCATCACTATTGATAGAGAACTAATGGATAAGGCAAAGCTATTTCCTTATGAAAAAGTGCTCGTACTTGATCTGACTAACGGCAATAGGTTTGAGACTTATGTGATTGAAGGAGAAAGGAACAGTGGTGTTATATGTGTAAACGGTGCGGCTGCCCGGCTGGTTTATCCTGGTGATAAATTGATTATTTTATCTTTTGCAATTTTAGATGAGAATGAGTTAGCCGATTATAAACCAATAATAATTATAACCAATGAAAATAATCGTGTGATACAGTAA